In Peromyscus eremicus chromosome 15, PerEre_H2_v1, whole genome shotgun sequence, a genomic segment contains:
- the Sertad4 gene encoding SERTA domain-containing protein 4: MTLVLSMNRFCEPIVSEGAAEIAGYQTLWEADSYRGASPPGPAQVPLRGDGGASPQLAGSHYRGIPNPISTSKVTYFKRKYAEEEDLHPPLSSCSHKTISIFEERAHILYMSLEKLRFIDDPEVYLRRSVLINNLMKRIHGEILMQNSWCLPACSLGGTSAQEWFLAQDCPYRKRPRVAKEEWEKFHTCCFYQECGGHCLDLPLSVNADVGSASAAATATPPSSSPPTSSPSSSSSSPTSSPPTSSPPSSPSSSSSSPLPLASCSHHVDFDIGSAPVYKSDGQIPASEIFVTNVRSLGVQEKAKSNDGKVSHDSHRDGDAISREPLGSDLDFECKGQFYDYFETGYNEKNHVSESWKKSLRKKELSPSNKLCCSKGSKM; this comes from the exons ATGACGCTGGTTCTGTCCATGAATAGATTCTGTGAGCCCATTGTCTCAGAAGGAGCTGCTGAAATTGCCGGGTACCAAACGCTATGGGAGGCTGACAGCTACAGAGGTGCAAGCCCCCCAGGGCCAGCGCAGGTTCCTTTGCGGGGAGACGGGGGAGCCAGCCCACAACTGGCAG GATCACATTACAGGGGAATTCCAAATCCTATAAGCACATCCAAGGTCACATACTTCAAGAGGAagtatgcagaagaggaggatctTCACCCACCACTCAGCAGCTGCAGCCATAAA ACCATCTCCATTTTTGAGGAGCGAGCGCACATCCTGTACATGTCTTTGGAGAAGCTCAGGTTCATCGATGACCCGGAAGTGTACCTGCGGAGATCCGTCCTTATCAACAACCTGATGAAGAGGATCCATGGGGAGATCCTCATGCAGAACAGCTGGTGCCTCCCTGCCTGCTCCCTTGGTGGCACCTCCGCCCAAGAGTGGTTCCTGGCTCAAGACTGTCCTTACCGGAAACGGCCCCGCGTGGCCAAAGAGGAGTGGGAAAAGTTCCACACTTGCTGTTTTTATCAGGAGTGTGGGGGTCACTGCCTGGATCTGCCCCTTTCTGTCAATGCTGATGTTGGGAGCGCTTCAGCTGCTGCCACAGCCacacccccctcctcctccccacccacctcctccccatcctcctcttcttcctcacccacctcctccccacccacttcctccccaccctcctctccctcctcctcctcctcttcccctctgcccTTGGCTAGTTGCTCCCACCATGTAGACTTTGATATAGGCAGTGCACCTGTTTATAAGAGCGATGGCCAGATACCTGCCAGTGAGATCTTTGTCACTAATGTTAGGTCCCTTGGTGTCCAGGAAAAGGCCAAATCCAACGATGGGAAAGTAAGTCACGACAGCCACAGAGACGGTGATGCCATCAGCCGAGAACCTCTTGGGAGCGACCTTGATTTTGAGTGCAAAGGCCaattttatgattattttgaGACCGGATATAACGAGAAAAACCACGTGAGTGAGTCTTGGAAAAAGTCTTTGAGGAAAAAGGAGCTTTCCCCAAGCAACAAACTGTGCTGCAGCAAAGGAAGTAAGATGTGA